A region of Rhodoferax potami DNA encodes the following proteins:
- a CDS encoding SixA phosphatase family protein produces the protein MDLILWRHAEAIDVEMVGDDMLRSLTGKGEKQAARMAAWLDRQLPEGAKIWASPALRTEQTAKALQRKFKTHAALAPLSGVDDLLGLVQWPNAKGCMVVVGHQPTLGQTISKLLGLSESECAVKKGALWWLRYRERDGIGQTVVVTVQSPEVL, from the coding sequence ATGGACTTGATTTTGTGGCGGCACGCAGAGGCCATTGACGTAGAGATGGTGGGCGACGACATGTTGCGCTCACTTACCGGTAAAGGGGAGAAGCAAGCCGCTCGCATGGCTGCTTGGCTGGACCGGCAGTTGCCCGAAGGGGCCAAGATTTGGGCGAGTCCAGCATTGCGCACTGAGCAAACCGCCAAGGCCCTGCAACGTAAATTCAAAACCCATGCGGCATTGGCCCCGCTGAGCGGGGTGGATGATTTGTTGGGGCTGGTGCAGTGGCCGAATGCCAAAGGCTGCATGGTTGTCGTTGGCCACCAACCGACGTTGGGGCAAACCATTTCCAAGCTGCTGGGCTTGAGCGAGAGCGAGTGCGCCGTGAAGAAGGGCGCACTCTGGTGGCTACGCTACCGCGAACGCGATGGCATCGGGCAAACCGTGGTGGTCACGGTACAGTCGCCCGAGGTGTTGTAG
- the ppk1 gene encoding polyphosphate kinase 1 yields MWTSFQDRASLADPRLLDRDLSLLAFNERVLDWAVREDVPLLERLRFLCIVSSNLDEFFEVRAEPHLSAAQAKDSKGQYSVASFERLALALHKLVERQYTLYNEQLMPAFEALGIHILSHGERNAAQRAWVQQYFEKEVRPLLIPVGLDPSHPFPQVANKSLNFIVRLKGKDAFGRENDIAIVKVPRVLPRLIRLPDKLAGGKALFVSLSSVIRAHLAELFSGREVWQFSQFRVTRHSDLAVDEDDVQNLRMALRQGLEHRHYGQAVRLEVSAGCSEYLSEFLLKQFGLPARSLYRVHGPVNLVRLTQLIDLVNRPDLCFVPYVPNFPVQMHPGRSVFEQLQERDILIHQPYESFDGVLSFLRQAVHDPKVLAIKQTIYRTGADSELMELLREAVRRGKEVTVVVELKARFDEEANINWAEMLESIGAQVVYGVVGLKTHAKMMLITRREGKSLKRYGHLSTGNYNPRTAKLYTDISHLTADAGITAEMDQVFVHLASQSKLPRMRHLWMAPFHLHRNLIAKIDALGRAAEAGKDTRIVAKMNSLTDEALVRSLIAAGQQGVKIDLIVRGACVLPAQVPGYTDNIRVRSVIGRLLEHSRVFYFRLEEADELYLSSADWMNRNMVRRVELAWPVTDAGLRQRLVDECLVAYLHDGIDAWDMGADGAYAHVAPKEHQVAHGAQRALMERYGRFEKRYGRTKPWT; encoded by the coding sequence ATGTGGACATCTTTTCAGGATCGAGCCTCCCTGGCTGACCCTCGCCTGCTGGACCGGGATCTCAGCCTGTTGGCATTCAATGAGCGGGTGTTGGACTGGGCGGTGCGCGAAGACGTGCCGCTCTTGGAGCGCTTGCGTTTTCTGTGCATTGTGTCCAGCAACCTCGACGAATTTTTTGAGGTGCGGGCTGAGCCGCATTTGAGCGCTGCACAGGCCAAAGACAGCAAGGGCCAGTACTCGGTGGCCAGCTTCGAGCGCCTGGCCCTCGCCCTGCACAAGTTGGTGGAGCGGCAGTACACGCTGTACAACGAGCAACTGATGCCGGCGTTTGAAGCCTTGGGTATCCACATCTTGTCGCACGGGGAGCGCAACGCCGCACAACGGGCCTGGGTACAGCAGTACTTTGAAAAAGAAGTGCGCCCTCTGTTGATTCCGGTGGGGTTGGATCCGTCTCACCCGTTCCCGCAGGTGGCCAACAAATCGCTCAACTTTATTGTGCGACTCAAGGGCAAAGATGCCTTCGGCCGCGAGAACGATATCGCCATCGTGAAGGTGCCCCGGGTGCTGCCGAGGCTGATACGCCTCCCGGACAAACTGGCCGGCGGCAAGGCCTTGTTTGTGTCCTTGTCCAGCGTGATCCGCGCGCACTTGGCTGAGCTGTTTAGTGGCCGTGAGGTGTGGCAGTTTTCGCAGTTCCGCGTCACACGGCACTCGGATCTGGCGGTCGATGAAGACGACGTGCAGAACCTGCGCATGGCCTTGCGCCAAGGGCTGGAGCACCGGCATTACGGGCAGGCGGTCCGCCTCGAAGTGTCTGCGGGCTGCTCGGAGTATTTGTCAGAGTTTTTGCTCAAGCAGTTCGGGCTGCCCGCGCGGTCTTTGTACCGGGTGCATGGCCCGGTCAATCTCGTGCGCTTGACGCAGCTGATTGATTTGGTGAACCGGCCGGACCTGTGCTTTGTGCCCTATGTGCCGAACTTTCCGGTGCAGATGCACCCCGGCCGTTCGGTGTTTGAGCAGCTGCAAGAGCGCGACATCCTGATCCACCAGCCCTATGAGAGTTTTGACGGCGTCTTGTCCTTTTTGCGGCAGGCGGTGCACGACCCCAAGGTACTCGCTATCAAACAGACGATCTATCGCACCGGTGCCGACTCCGAGTTGATGGAGTTGCTGCGCGAGGCGGTGCGCAGGGGCAAAGAGGTCACCGTGGTGGTGGAGCTCAAGGCCCGCTTTGACGAAGAGGCCAACATCAACTGGGCGGAGATGCTCGAGTCCATCGGCGCGCAAGTGGTGTACGGGGTGGTGGGCCTCAAGACCCACGCCAAGATGATGCTGATCACCCGGCGCGAGGGCAAGTCGCTCAAGCGCTATGGGCATCTTTCTACCGGCAACTACAACCCGCGCACAGCCAAGCTCTACACCGACATCAGCCACCTGACGGCGGATGCCGGCATCACGGCGGAAATGGACCAGGTGTTTGTGCACTTGGCCAGCCAGAGCAAGCTGCCGCGCATGCGCCATTTGTGGATGGCTCCGTTCCATTTGCATCGCAATTTGATTGCCAAAATCGATGCGCTGGGCCGCGCCGCAGAGGCGGGCAAAGACACCCGTATCGTGGCCAAAATGAACTCCCTGACCGACGAGGCTTTGGTCCGCAGCCTGATTGCTGCGGGGCAGCAGGGCGTCAAGATCGATTTGATCGTGCGCGGAGCCTGTGTGCTGCCCGCGCAAGTGCCGGGGTACACCGACAACATCCGCGTGCGCTCGGTGATCGGGCGCTTGCTCGAGCATTCGCGGGTGTTTTACTTCCGTCTGGAAGAGGCCGACGAGCTGTACCTCTCCAGCGCAGACTGGATGAACCGCAACATGGTCCGGCGCGTGGAGCTGGCTTGGCCGGTTACCGATGCCGGCTTGCGCCAGCGCCTGGTGGACGAGTGCCTGGTGGCCTATCTGCACGACGGTATCGATGCCTGGGACATGGGCGCAGACGGCGCGTATGCGCATGTCGCCCCCAAAGAGCATCAGGTCGCCCATGGGGCCCAACGGGCCCTGATGGAGCGCTACGGCCGCTTTGAAAAACGCTACGGGAGAACCAAGCCATGGACTTGA
- a CDS encoding phosphodiesterase, whose product MSSIPLRLVQGSVPKSSGPRPLEAVLQNKSLYPVFQPIVKLDDGSVYAHEALIRGPQGTALHTPDALLRAADEEGLGYAFETACVRATLRSWGRMQTAGRLFVNVSAEALITAYEGRGQQGLLDWIQDFHVTPRMLVLEITEHERVDNMDRLAEVVQEVRAAGLALALDDFGDGRSSLRLWSQIKPEVVKIDKYFTRNISAHGDKLKTIQALQHIATIFGTALVAEGIETAEDLRVLRDVGIEYGQGYFLGRPDAVPLQWLPALPKQVLQERQVAVFPELGRLSQGGHLRSLSLVRAPTVSPETHNDTLARIFLDNSTLHAVAVVEGERPVGIINRAHFMNEYSKLYYREVWGRKPCVVHANMEPRLIEREHSVDELVGILTSQDQRYLSDGFIATDNGRYVGIGTGDQLVRSVTETRIEAARHANPLTFLPGNIPITQHIERLLKKQACFVACYADLNHFKPYNDYYGYWRGDEMIRLLARIAMEQCDAQRDFLGHVGGDDFILLFQSEDWRARCERLVAEFGERARALFDENARQAGGIEAEDRHGVRRFFPCTTLSIGAVVVDGHQFTRAEDVANLAAMAKHDAKLSPTGLHETVLA is encoded by the coding sequence ATGTCATCAATTCCTTTGAGATTGGTTCAGGGCAGTGTGCCTAAAAGTAGCGGGCCAAGACCCCTCGAGGCGGTATTGCAGAACAAGTCGCTGTACCCGGTTTTTCAACCCATCGTCAAACTCGACGATGGGTCGGTGTACGCCCATGAAGCCTTGATACGCGGCCCGCAAGGCACCGCGCTTCACACCCCGGATGCCTTGCTGCGCGCCGCAGACGAGGAGGGCCTGGGCTACGCGTTCGAAACAGCCTGTGTCAGAGCCACCCTGCGCTCGTGGGGGCGCATGCAAACGGCGGGTCGCTTGTTTGTGAACGTCAGCGCGGAAGCCCTGATTACCGCTTACGAGGGACGCGGCCAGCAGGGGCTGCTGGACTGGATCCAGGACTTCCATGTCACGCCCCGTATGCTGGTGCTCGAGATCACCGAGCACGAGCGGGTCGACAACATGGACCGTCTCGCAGAGGTGGTGCAAGAGGTCCGCGCCGCTGGTTTAGCTTTGGCATTGGATGATTTCGGGGATGGCCGCTCCAGCTTGCGGCTCTGGTCGCAGATCAAGCCCGAGGTGGTGAAGATCGACAAGTACTTCACCCGCAATATCAGCGCCCACGGTGACAAGCTCAAAACCATTCAGGCCCTGCAACACATTGCCACCATCTTTGGTACCGCCCTGGTAGCTGAGGGGATAGAAACGGCAGAGGACCTGCGGGTGTTGCGCGATGTGGGCATCGAGTACGGCCAAGGCTATTTTCTCGGCCGGCCGGATGCTGTGCCCCTGCAGTGGCTGCCGGCACTGCCCAAGCAGGTGTTGCAAGAGCGCCAGGTGGCAGTGTTTCCGGAGCTGGGTCGCTTGTCGCAAGGCGGGCATTTGCGCAGCCTGTCGCTGGTGCGCGCACCCACGGTGAGCCCCGAAACCCACAATGACACGCTGGCCCGTATTTTTCTGGACAACAGCACCTTGCACGCGGTCGCGGTGGTGGAAGGGGAGCGCCCGGTGGGCATCATCAACCGCGCGCACTTCATGAATGAATACAGCAAGCTCTATTACCGTGAGGTGTGGGGTCGCAAGCCTTGTGTGGTGCATGCCAACATGGAGCCCCGCCTGATTGAGCGTGAACACAGCGTGGACGAGTTGGTTGGCATTCTGACCTCGCAGGATCAGCGCTACCTGAGTGACGGATTCATTGCTACAGACAATGGCCGCTATGTGGGGATCGGCACCGGCGACCAGCTGGTCCGGTCGGTCACCGAGACTCGGATCGAGGCAGCCCGCCACGCCAACCCCCTGACGTTTTTACCGGGCAACATCCCCATTACCCAGCACATCGAGCGCCTGTTGAAAAAGCAGGCGTGCTTTGTGGCGTGTTATGCCGATCTGAACCATTTCAAGCCTTATAACGACTATTACGGGTACTGGCGGGGCGACGAGATGATCCGTCTTCTGGCGCGCATTGCCATGGAGCAGTGCGATGCCCAGCGCGACTTTTTGGGCCATGTGGGCGGTGACGACTTCATTTTGCTGTTCCAAAGCGAAGACTGGCGCGCTCGCTGTGAGCGCTTGGTCGCCGAGTTTGGAGAGCGTGCCCGCGCCTTGTTTGATGAAAACGCGCGTCAGGCGGGGGGCA